GCCATGCGGAAGATAAGGATGAACACCAGGCCGAGGAATACGGACCAACCCAGGGTATCAACGTGGAATGCCCAAAAGCCCATTTCCTTGGCTTGTTCGGCGGTGTGGGCGAACCCCCAGGAACCATCCGGCAGACGACCCAGGGTCAGGTTCTGCAAGTGGTGCTGGATGTAACCCGAAGCGCTTTCTGCTGCCATGTTTGCCTCAATCGCTCTAAGGTCTTGTAAATGTGTTTCGCATCAGCAGGGGTGCAAACCAGCTGACCGCGAGGGTCAGCAGGTAGAGGCCGAACAGCGCCAGGGGCGCCAGCGGCTTCACACCTGCGAACGCCAGTGCAAAGAGCACTGCCGTCAGAATCAGTTTCCCGGCTTCACCGGCATAGAAAGACCGGACGATCAGCTGGGCAGAGCGGGCGCCGCTGTAACGGAACGCCTTGCGAGCAAAGTACAGATTCGGCAACCACGCAATCAGGCCACCCAACAGGCCGGAATAGCCTGCGACCGATCCCTGGACGAACCACAGGGTCGCTGCACCGAGCAGCAGCACCACCAGTTGGACGAGCAACAGGCGAAAAGCCGGTTGTTGATGGAAGGGCAGGCGATCGGGCTTGCGGGGTTCCATCTGTCTCACAGTCCTCTGGCGTCGGCTTCGCAAATCAACAACTTGGCATACTTTGTGCCGACAAAATTGCGCGCAGAGTATAGGGGGCGCGGCATACCCGTTCAACCGTCAGGTAGTGATTTCCGACGACCCCTACATGCTACGTTCGTATCAGCGTATGTGGGCGAGAACACCCTGGAGTTCATCGAGGGAGTTGTAGCGGATCACCAACTGGCCCTTGCCCTTCTGTCCGTGGCGAATCTGCACCGGAGCGCCCAGGCGCTCGGCCAGGCGCTGTTCCAGACGGCTGATGTCCGGGTCGCTCTTGACCGGTTTGACAGGTTCCGTCGGGGCGTTGAGCCATTGGCGCACCAGGGCTTCGGTCTGGCGCACGGTGAGGCCGCGTGCGACAACATGTCGCGCACCCTCGACCTGCTGATTCTCGGGCAATCCGAGCAGGGCGCGGGCATGGCCCATTTCCAGGTCGCCGTGGGACAGCAGGGTCTTGATCTCGTCCGGCAGGGCGATCAGGCGCAGCAGGTTGGCCACGGTCACGCGGGATTTGCCCACGGCGTCGGCGACTTGCTGCTGGGTCAGCTGGAACTCCTGCTGCAGCCGTTGCAGCGCGGCGGCTTCCTCGATGGGGTTGAGGTCCTCGCGCTGGATGTTCTCGATCAGCGCCATGGCGATGGCGGCTTCGTCCGGCACTTCGCGAACCATCGCCGGGATCTTGTCCAGGCCGGCCTGCTGGCTGGCACGCCAGCGGCGCTCGCCGGCGATGATCTCGTAGCGGCCCTTGTCGATCGGGCGCACCACGATCGGTTGCATCACGCCCTGGGCCTTGATGGACTGGGCGAGTTCTTCCAGGGCCTGGGGATCCATGTCGCGGCGCGGCTGGTACTTGCCACGCTGGATCAGGTCCAGCGGCAGGTGCTGGAGTTCCTTGTCGTCGACCTGAACGGCTTCTTCCTGCAGGGTAGCGGCGCTGGAGCCACTGAGCAGGGCGTCCAGCCCGCGTCCGAGACCTCGTTTCTTGGCGGCCATGCGGGTTCCTTAATCTTAGGCGGGGGCGGTGGTGCGGGCGGCGCGCTGGCGACGCACCAGCTCGCCGGCCAGCGCCAGGTAGGCGAGGGCACCGCGGGATTGCTTGTCGTAGACCAGCGCCGGCATGCCGAAGCTGGGTGCCTCGGCCAGTCGCACGTTGCGCGGGATCACGGTGGTATAGAGCTTGTCGCCGAAGTGTTCCTGCAGTTGCGCGCTGACATCGTTGGTCAGGCTGATGCGCGGGTCGTACATGGTCCGCAGCAGGCCTTCGATCTTCAGCGCCGGGTTCAGCCGCTCGGCGATGCGCTGGATACTGTTCATCAGGTCGGTCAGACCTTCCAGCGCGTAGTACTCGCACTGCATCGGAATGATCACGCCATCCGCGGCGGACAGGGCGTTGACGGTCAGCATCGACAGCGACGGCGGACAGTCGATGAGGATGTAATCGTAGTTCTCGCGGATCGGCGCCAGCGCCTGGCGCAGGCGATGCTCCTTCATGTCCATCTCCAGCAGTACCACTTCCGCAGCGGTGAGGTCGCGGTTGGCGGGCAGCAGCTGGTAGCCGCCGTGCTCGGAGAACTGCATGGCCTGGGCCAGATCGCATTCGCCGGTCAGCACGTCATAGATGGAATGCTCCAATGACAACTTATCCACACCGCTGCCGGTGGTGGCGTTGCCCTGTGGATCGAGGTCGAGCAGCAACACGCGGCGCTTGGTGGCTACCAGCGATGCGGCGAGGTTGATGCAGGTCGTGGTCTTGCCGACGCCGCCTTTCTGGTTGGCGATCGCGAATACCTTAGCCATGGTTTTCCCCACTCCCCGTCATGCAATGCGGCGCAGTATCAGCAGATGGCGCTGGCCTTGGCAACCCGGCACCGCCAGAGCGTGTTCGGCTTCGACCCGGAAATCTTCCGGGAGTGCCGCGAGCTCGTCGCTGGGGTGTACGCCTTTCATGGCCAGCCAGTTGGTCTGGGTGTCGCCGAGGTGACGTGTCCAGTTGGTGAAGTCTTCGAGGCTGCTGAAAGCCCGGGAGACGATACCGTTGAACGGCTGCTCGGGCTGGAAGGCTTCCACCCGACTGTGGATAACCTGCAGGTTGTCGAGCTTGAGCTCCAGCTTCACCTGGGTGAGGAAGCGGGTCTTCTTGCCGTTGCTGTCCAGCAGGGTCAGGGATTTGCCGGGGAACAGGATGGCCAGCGGGATGCCGGGCATGCCGCCGCCGCTGCCTACGTCCAGCCAGCGCTCGCCGCCGGCCGCTTCGAACTGCGGAACGATGCTCAGGCTGTCGAGCAGGTGGCGGGAAACCATTTCATCCACATCGCGCACGGCAGTGAGGTTGTAGGCCTTGTTCCATTTGGCCAGCAGGGCCAGGTAATCCAGCAGGCGCTGCTGGGCGGCAGCGTCGATATCCAGGCCGAGCGTCTGGATGCCACGCGCGAGTTCGTCGGCATGGCGGGCAGTGACCAGGGACATCAGGCGCTTTGCTCCAGTTGACGACCGGAGGAGCGCTTCTTCAGATGGATCAGCAGCAGGGAGATCGCCGCCGGCGTGACGCCGGGGATGCGCCCGGCCTGTCCCAGGGTTTGCGGACGGGCATTGCCCAGCTTCAGCTGGATCTCCTTGGAGAGACCGGAAATGGTCTGGTAATCGATATCCACAGGCAACTGGGTGTCTTCGCTGGCACGCAGGCGAGCGATCTCTTCCTGCTGGCGGTCGATGTAGCCGGCGTACTTGGTGCGGATTTCCACTTGCTCGGCGACCTGCGGATCTTCCGCGCCAGCACCGATCACTTCGGCCAGGCTGAGGTAGTCGATTTCCGGGCGGGCCAGCAGGTTCAGCAGGTTGTATTCATGGGCCAGCGGAGTACCGAAGCGCTCGGCGATGGCGTCGCCCTGGGGCGTGTTCGGGCGAACCCAGGTGCTCTTCAGGCGCTGTTCTTCACGCTCGATGCCTTCGCGTTTGGCTTCGAACACCGCCCAGCGGGCATCGTCGATCAGGCCCAGCTCGCGGCCCTTCTCGGTCAGGCGAAGGTCCGCGTTGTCTTCGCGCAGAATCAGCCGATATTCGGCGCGCGACGTGAACATGCGGTACGGCTCCTGGGTGCCGAGGGTAATCAGGTCGTCGACCAGCACGCCGATGTAGGCCTCGTCGCGGCGCGGGCACCAGTTGTCACGGCCTTGCGAGCGCAATGCGGCGTTGGTACCGGCGAGCAGGCCCTGGGCGCCGGCTTCTTCGTAGCCGGTGGTGCCGTTGATCTGGCCGGCGAAGAACAGGCCGCCGATGACCTTGGTCTCCAGGCTGTACTTCAGATCGCGCGGATCGAAGTAGTCGTACTCGATGGCGTAGCCGGGGCGAACGATATGGGCGTTCTCCATGCCCCGAATGGAACGGACGATATCCAGCTGCACGTCGAAGGGCAGCGAAGTGGAGATGCCGTTCGGGTACAGCTCATGGGTGGTCAGGCCTTCCGGCTCGAGGAAGACCTGATGGCTGTCCTTGTCGGCGAAGCGATGGATCTTGTCTTCGATCGATGGGCAGTAGCGCGGGCCGACCCCTTCGATCACGCCGGAATACATCGGCGAGCGATCGAGGTTGGAGGCGATGATCTCGTGGGTCCGCGAGTTGGTATGGGTGATCCAGCAGCTGACCTGGCGCGGATGCATTTCCTTGTTGCCCAGGAAGGACATCACCGGGATCGGCGTATCGCCGGGCTGCTCGGTCATCACGCTGAAATCGACACTGCGGCCGTCGATACGCGGCGGAGTACCGGTCTTCAGACGGCCGACACGCAGTGGCAGCTCGCGCAGGCGGCGCGCCAGGGCGATCGAGGGCGGATCACCGGCACGGCCACCGGAGTAGTTCTCCAGACCGATGTGGATAAGTCCGCCAAGGAAAGTGCCGGCGGTGAGGACGACGTTATCCGCATGGAATTTCAGACCCATCTGGGTCACGACGCCGCGCACCTGATCCTGTTCGACGATCAGGTCATCGCAGGCCTGCTGGAATATCCACAGGTTCGGCTGGTTCTCCAGGATCTCACGCACGGCGGCCTTGTAGAGAACGCGGTCAGCCTGGGCGCGAGTGGCACGGACTGCCGGGCCCTTGCGGCTGTTCAACACGCGGAACTGGATGCCGCCTTTATCGGTGGCCAGTGCCATGGCACCGCCCAGCGCATCGATTTCCTTGACCAGATGGCTTTTGCCGATCCCACCGATGGCGGGGTTGCAGCTCATCTGGCCAAGGGTTTCCACATTGTGGGTGAGCAGCAGCGTCTTCACGCCCATGCGTGCGGCCGCGAGTGCGGCCTCAGTGCCGGCATGGCCGCCGCCGATCACGATCACGTCAAAACGGGAAGGGAAATCCACCACGCACCTCGTGCCTGTCGATCAAGGAGAAATAGAGAGAGCCGGACAGTATAGGGGTTAAGGGCTTTCGATTGAAGGCACCTGAACAAAAAATAGCCAATCGGTACTGAAGGCTTCTATAGAAAATAAAAGAGAGGAACTTTTTTAAATCTTTTTAGAGCTTGTGTTTATGTATGGTGAAGCCGATTTCTGTGGATAACCATCTTGAGGCCATGTTCCATCAGTCTTTCACGGCATAACAACCCTGTGTCGATGCTGTCAGGCGACGGGGGATCTCCGGTTTCTAGCCTGTGGATTAAGCATCACGTTATCAACAGGTGGATTTATCCACGGCTTGAGAGGGGGGTTTTCAACGTAGCTGTACGTTAGTTTTCCACAGGGTTCGCGGATGCCTGTGAAATACATCTGGAATGCTTTGAAAGCTAGCAATGAAGGGGCTTGCCCGCATTTCATGGCTGTGGATAGCCGTTCTGGAAGAAAGTCATCGGGCAGGAGCAGTCGCGGCGACGGAATGAATCCGTCACCGGTGTCGAAAGTCTGTGCTGTGGATTACTTGCCGATGCAGAAACTGGAGAAGATGCGGCCCAGCAGATCGTCAGGTGTGAAGGCTCCGGTGATTTCCCCCAGGGCCTGTTGAGCCTGGCGCAGGTCCTCAGCCAGCAGTTCGCCGGCGCCGCTCAGGGTGAGCTGGGCGCGACCGTGTTCGAGGCTGCTACCGGCCTGGCGCAGGGCTTCCAGATGGCGCCGACGGGCGCTGAAGCTGCTTTCCGCGGTCTGTTCGAAGCCCATGCAGGCTTTCAGGTGCTCGCGCAGCAGGTCCAGGCCATTGCCCGAGCGGGCGGACAGGGTGATGGTGACGTGGCCATCGGCGCTCTCCTCGAGGCCGATGCTCTCTGTGGATAAATCAGCCTTGTTACGGATCAGGGTCACGTGGGCGGGATCAGGCCGGCTGTCGAGGAACTCCGGCCAGAGTGCGAAGGGATCGCAGGCCTCGGGGGCGGTGGAGTCCACCACCAGTAGAACGCGATCTGCCTCGTTGATGGCCTTCAACGCGCGTTCCACACCGATTTTTTCCACATGGTCGTCGGTACTGCGCAGGCCGGCGGTATCGATGATGTGCAGCGGCATGCCGTCGATGTGGATATGTTCGCGCAATACATCGCGGGTGGTACCGGCGATATCGGTGACGATGGCCGCTTCACGGCCCGCCAGGGCGTTCAGCAGGCTCGATTTGCCGGCGTTGGGACGTCCGGCGATCACCACGCTCATGCCATCGCGCAGCAGCGCGCCCTGGCCGGCTTCGCGCAGCACGGTCGCCAGTTCGGCACGTACGCCATCCAGTTGCGAAAGAACGTGGCCGTCGGCGAGGAAGTCGATCTCTTCCTCGGGGAAGTCGATGGCTGCCTCGACGTACATGCGCAGCTGGATGAGTTGGTCGGTCAGGTGGTGTACGCGGCGCGAGAACTCGCCCTGCAGCGAACGCACGGCGTTGCGTGCAGCCTGGGCCGAACTGGCCTCGATCAGGTCGGCGATGGCCTCGGCCTGGGCCAGGTCGAGCTTGTCGTTGAGGAAGGCGCGTTCGCTGAACTCGCCAGGGCGGGCCTGGCGGGCGCCCAGTTCCAGGCAGCGCTGCAGGAGCATGTCCATTACCACCGGGCCGCCGTGGCCCTGCAGTTCCAGCACGTCTTCGCCGGTAAAAGAGTTCGGCCCAGGGAAGAACAGCAGCAGCCCTTCGTCGATGACATCGCCATCGTCTGCGTGGAACGGTCCGTAGTGGGCGTAGCGTGGCTGTGGTTCGCGGCCGCTCAGGGTGATGGCCATAGCACGGGCGCGGGGACCGGAGACGCGGACGATGCCGACCCCACCACGGCCCTGGGCGGTGGCGACGGCGGCGATGGTTTCACGGGCTGCATTCATGTCGGCGGTCTCGCGGTTGTGTTCGTGGCTCGCGGGAAAGCAAAGTTATCCACATAGCAAAACGCCCCACGAGGGGGCGTCTTGTCGATCGTCTACGGTCGCGGTATCAGGCGGAAGCCTTCTTTGTCGCAGCTTCGATCCGGCGGGTAATGTACCACTGCTGTGCAATGGACAGGCAGTTGTTCACAACCCAGTACAGCACCAGACCGGCCGGGAACCACAGGAAGAAGAAGGTGAAGATGATCGGCATCAGCTTCATGACCTTCGCCTGCATGGGGTCCGGAGGCGTCGGGTTGAGCATCTGCTGGACCAGCATGGTGGCGCCCATGATGATCGGCAGGATGAAGAACGGATCCTTCACCGAGAGGTCGACGATCCAGCCCAGCCACGGCGCCTGGCGCATCTCGACGCTTTCCAGCAGTACCCAGTAGAGGGACAGGAAGACCGGCATCTGCACCAGGATCGGCAGGCAGCCGCCCAGCGGATTGATCTTCTCCTTCTTGTACAGCTCCATCATCGCCTGGGACATCTTCTGGCGATCGTCGCCGTGCTGTTCCTTCAGTGCCTGCATCTTCGGCGACACGGCACGCATGCGGGCCATCGAGCGGTAGCTGGCGGCGGACAACGGGAAGAAGGCCAGCTTGATGACGACGGTCAGCAGGATGATCGACCAGCCCCAGTTACCGACCAGGTTGTGGATATGTTGCAGCAGCCAGAAGATCGGTTGGGCAATGAACCACAGCGGGCCGTAATCGACGGTCAGCTCCAGGCCCGGGGACAGCTCGCCCAGGTACTTCTGCAGCTTGGGACCGGCATACAGGGTCATGCTGGTTTCGCCCTTGGCACCGGGGGCAACGGTCAGGTTGGGACCGGTGTAGCCGACGATATAGTTGCCCTGGGCGTCCTTGCGGGTCATCACGTTGTGGGTGTCGCCCTTGGCGGGCACCCAGGCGGTCACGAAGTAGTGCTGCAGCCAAGCAACCCAGCCGCCCTGGACGGATTCCTTGAACTGCTCCTTGTCCATGTCCTTCATGGACACTTTCACGTAGGGCTTTTCAGGAGTCCAGACCGCGGCGCCAAGGTAGGTCGACACACCGGTGGCAGTGGTGGAGGACGGATCGACGCTGGCGTCACGCTTGAGCTGGGCGAACAGCGAAGCGTTCCACGGCTTGTCGCTCTGGTTGTCGATCAGGTAGCTCACGCCGACCTGATAGGCATCGGGGTTGATGCACTCGAGCTTCTTCTGGGCTTTTTCCTTCTCGGTGCAGTCGCCTTTCAGGCCGCGATGGAAGGTAAAGCGCTTGATGTAGCTGATGCCGTCCTGTGCATAAGTCAGGTCGACCA
This Pseudomonas sp. ATCC 13867 DNA region includes the following protein-coding sequences:
- the rsmG gene encoding 16S rRNA (guanine(527)-N(7))-methyltransferase RsmG is translated as MSLVTARHADELARGIQTLGLDIDAAAQQRLLDYLALLAKWNKAYNLTAVRDVDEMVSRHLLDSLSIVPQFEAAGGERWLDVGSGGGMPGIPLAILFPGKSLTLLDSNGKKTRFLTQVKLELKLDNLQVIHSRVEAFQPEQPFNGIVSRAFSSLEDFTNWTRHLGDTQTNWLAMKGVHPSDELAALPEDFRVEAEHALAVPGCQGQRHLLILRRIA
- the yidC gene encoding membrane protein insertase YidC, which codes for MDIKRSILFVALAIVSYALVLQWNKDYGQPELPAQTATFNQTEGLPDTSVPAGGATNADVPTAQNAQATLPTEQKPAAVSDQLIRVKTDVLDLAIDPRGGDVVKLGLTQYPLRQDRPDVPFPLFERDQQRTYLAQSGLTGANGPDAAAGGRPLYASAKPVYELADGQEQMVVDLTYAQDGISYIKRFTFHRGLKGDCTEKEKAQKKLECINPDAYQVGVSYLIDNQSDKPWNASLFAQLKRDASVDPSSTTATGVSTYLGAAVWTPEKPYVKVSMKDMDKEQFKESVQGGWVAWLQHYFVTAWVPAKGDTHNVMTRKDAQGNYIVGYTGPNLTVAPGAKGETSMTLYAGPKLQKYLGELSPGLELTVDYGPLWFIAQPIFWLLQHIHNLVGNWGWSIILLTVVIKLAFFPLSAASYRSMARMRAVSPKMQALKEQHGDDRQKMSQAMMELYKKEKINPLGGCLPILVQMPVFLSLYWVLLESVEMRQAPWLGWIVDLSVKDPFFILPIIMGATMLVQQMLNPTPPDPMQAKVMKLMPIIFTFFFLWFPAGLVLYWVVNNCLSIAQQWYITRRIEAATKKASA
- a CDS encoding ParA family protein, with the protein product MAKVFAIANQKGGVGKTTTCINLAASLVATKRRVLLLDLDPQGNATTGSGVDKLSLEHSIYDVLTGECDLAQAMQFSEHGGYQLLPANRDLTAAEVVLLEMDMKEHRLRQALAPIRENYDYILIDCPPSLSMLTVNALSAADGVIIPMQCEYYALEGLTDLMNSIQRIAERLNPALKIEGLLRTMYDPRISLTNDVSAQLQEHFGDKLYTTVIPRNVRLAEAPSFGMPALVYDKQSRGALAYLALAGELVRRQRAARTTAPA
- a CDS encoding F0F1 ATP synthase subunit I, which translates into the protein MEPRKPDRLPFHQQPAFRLLLVQLVVLLLGAATLWFVQGSVAGYSGLLGGLIAWLPNLYFARKAFRYSGARSAQLIVRSFYAGEAGKLILTAVLFALAFAGVKPLAPLALFGLYLLTLAVSWFAPLLMRNTFTRP
- a CDS encoding ParB/RepB/Spo0J family partition protein, with translation MAAKKRGLGRGLDALLSGSSAATLQEEAVQVDDKELQHLPLDLIQRGKYQPRRDMDPQALEELAQSIKAQGVMQPIVVRPIDKGRYEIIAGERRWRASQQAGLDKIPAMVREVPDEAAIAMALIENIQREDLNPIEEAAALQRLQQEFQLTQQQVADAVGKSRVTVANLLRLIALPDEIKTLLSHGDLEMGHARALLGLPENQQVEGARHVVARGLTVRQTEALVRQWLNAPTEPVKPVKSDPDISRLEQRLAERLGAPVQIRHGQKGKGQLVIRYNSLDELQGVLAHIR
- the mnmG gene encoding tRNA uridine-5-carboxymethylaminomethyl(34) synthesis enzyme MnmG — protein: MDFPSRFDVIVIGGGHAGTEAALAAARMGVKTLLLTHNVETLGQMSCNPAIGGIGKSHLVKEIDALGGAMALATDKGGIQFRVLNSRKGPAVRATRAQADRVLYKAAVREILENQPNLWIFQQACDDLIVEQDQVRGVVTQMGLKFHADNVVLTAGTFLGGLIHIGLENYSGGRAGDPPSIALARRLRELPLRVGRLKTGTPPRIDGRSVDFSVMTEQPGDTPIPVMSFLGNKEMHPRQVSCWITHTNSRTHEIIASNLDRSPMYSGVIEGVGPRYCPSIEDKIHRFADKDSHQVFLEPEGLTTHELYPNGISTSLPFDVQLDIVRSIRGMENAHIVRPGYAIEYDYFDPRDLKYSLETKVIGGLFFAGQINGTTGYEEAGAQGLLAGTNAALRSQGRDNWCPRRDEAYIGVLVDDLITLGTQEPYRMFTSRAEYRLILREDNADLRLTEKGRELGLIDDARWAVFEAKREGIEREEQRLKSTWVRPNTPQGDAIAERFGTPLAHEYNLLNLLARPEIDYLSLAEVIGAGAEDPQVAEQVEIRTKYAGYIDRQQEEIARLRASEDTQLPVDIDYQTISGLSKEIQLKLGNARPQTLGQAGRIPGVTPAAISLLLIHLKKRSSGRQLEQSA
- the mnmE gene encoding tRNA uridine-5-carboxymethylaminomethyl(34) synthesis GTPase MnmE — its product is MNAARETIAAVATAQGRGGVGIVRVSGPRARAMAITLSGREPQPRYAHYGPFHADDGDVIDEGLLLFFPGPNSFTGEDVLELQGHGGPVVMDMLLQRCLELGARQARPGEFSERAFLNDKLDLAQAEAIADLIEASSAQAARNAVRSLQGEFSRRVHHLTDQLIQLRMYVEAAIDFPEEEIDFLADGHVLSQLDGVRAELATVLREAGQGALLRDGMSVVIAGRPNAGKSSLLNALAGREAAIVTDIAGTTRDVLREHIHIDGMPLHIIDTAGLRSTDDHVEKIGVERALKAINEADRVLLVVDSTAPEACDPFALWPEFLDSRPDPAHVTLIRNKADLSTESIGLEESADGHVTITLSARSGNGLDLLREHLKACMGFEQTAESSFSARRRHLEALRQAGSSLEHGRAQLTLSGAGELLAEDLRQAQQALGEITGAFTPDDLLGRIFSSFCIGK